A portion of the Malania oleifera isolate guangnan ecotype guangnan chromosome 3, ASM2987363v1, whole genome shotgun sequence genome contains these proteins:
- the LOC131152119 gene encoding glycosyltransferase BC10 produces the protein MLSPNPLTLLCALLLCLPLAVIFIATGPTAPISQNSIPSAIPTVKPNFKPQQLNAAKPPTTQPPSPHPPPWTPPESDVPLLRRAARVIPDPLTRPGKPRKLAFMFLTTTPLPMAPLWELFFNSAAASNLYNVYVHADPSLSYHTPFSGVFSGRVVPSHVTHRHTPSLVAAARRLIAHALLHDRANAMFALLSDSCIPLHSFNFTYSTLVGSGMSFVEMLENQLETYGRWAARGLDVMLPEVTIEDFRIGSQFFALTRRHAVAVVKDQQLWSKFQLPCVWIWTCYPEENYFPTLLSLVDSRGCVPATLTHVDWSDQSNGHPHTYEAEEVDPALILKLRSDRPRYGDEEINGSDSSLTKRHHPFLFARKFGPETVEPLMSIANDVILKD, from the coding sequence ATGCTGTCGCCGAATCCATTGACCCTCCTCTGCGCCCTCCTCCTCTGCTTGCCTCTTGCTGTCATCTTCATCGCCACCGGCCCCACCGCCCCAATTAGTCAAAACTCCATACCATCTGCCATCCCCACCGTCAAACCCAACTTCAAACCACAACAATTGAACGCTGCCAAACCCCCCACCACTCAGCCCCCGTCGCCTCATCCGCCGCCGTGGACTCCGCCGGAGAGCGACGTCCCACTCCTCCGACGCGCCGCTCGAGTCATCCCAGATCCCCTCACTCGCCCTGGCAAGCCCCGGAAATTAGCGTTCATGTTCCTCACGACGACCCCACTCCCCATGGCCCCACTCTGGGAGCTCTTTTTCAACTCCGCCGCCGCCTCCAACCTCTACAACGTCTACGTGCACGCCGATCCCTCTCTCTCCTATCACACCCCGTTCTCCGGCGTCTTCTCCGGCCGCGTCGTCCCGTCCCACGTCACGCACCGCCACACCCCCAGCCTGGTCGCTGCCGCGCGTCGGCTCATCGCCCACGCTCTCCTCCACGACCGTGCCAACGCTATGTTCGCCCTCCTCTCCGACTCCTGCATCCCCCTGCACTCCTTCAACTTCACCTACTCGACCCTCGTCGGCTCCGGCATGAGCTTCGTGGAGATGCTGGAGAACCAGCTGGAGACGTACGGGCGGTGGGCGGCGCGTGGATTGGACGTGATGCTGCCGGAAGTGACGATCGAGGACTTCCGAATCGGATCGCAGTTCTTCGCGCTAACGCGGCGGCACGCGGTGGCGGTGGTGAAGGACCAGCAGCTCTGGTCCAAGTTCCAGCTGCCGTGCGTGTGGATATGGACGTGCTACCCTGAGGAGAATTACTTCCCTACGCTGCTGTCCTTGGTGGACTCGCGAGGGTGCGTGCCTGCTACGCTCACCCACGTTGACTGGAGTGACCAGTCGAACGGCCACCCCCACACCTACGAGGCCGAAGAGGTGGACCCTGCGCTGATTCTGAAGCTGAGGAGCGATCGGCCCCGATACGGCGATGAAGAGATCAACGGCTCTGATTCGTCGCTGACGAAGCGACATCACCCTTTCCTGTTTGCGCGGAAGTTCGGGCCGGAGACGGTCGAGCCGTTGATGAGTATTGCAAACGACGTCATCTTAAAAGATTGA